In Oncorhynchus clarkii lewisi isolate Uvic-CL-2024 chromosome 24, UVic_Ocla_1.0, whole genome shotgun sequence, one DNA window encodes the following:
- the LOC139383177 gene encoding septin-5-like isoform X1, protein MQQDPHHSVDHPHPPLGGYEHSPDHEHFHPVDREAEGGDTPGTPTFLRPPTAGGRAQSDNQGVGRLQLGGCGMVDHYDMQSPLSPTRPKSPWGRFDPYDFPEDQDKDYVGFATLPNQVHRKSVKKGFDFTLMVAGESGLGKSTLVNSLFLTDLYKDRKLLNAEERITQTVEITKHTVDIEEKGVKLKLTIVDTPGFGDAVNNTECWKSVADYIDQQFEQYFRDESGLNRKNIQDNRVHCCLYFISPFGHGLRPLDVEFMKALHEKVNIVPILAKADTLTPTEVKKKKFKIREEIQQYGIKIYQFPDCDSDEDEDFKQQDQELKDSIPFAVIGSNTVVEAKGKRVRGRLYPWGIVEVENSAHCDFVKLRNMLVRTHMQDLKDVTRETHYENYRAHCIQSMTRMVVKERNRNKLTRESGTDFPIPVIPSTTDTETEKLIREKDEELRRMQEMLTKIQEQMHTQKEAY, encoded by the exons ATGCAACAAGACCCCCACCACAGCGTGGACCACCCTCACCCGCCTCTGGGCGGCTATGAGCACAGCCCCGACCATGAGCACTTCCACCCGGTGGACAGGGAGGCAGAGGGTGGCGACACCCCCGGGACGCCCACCTTTTTGCGGCCCCCCACGGCGGGTGGCAGGGCCCAGTCAGACAACCAGGGCGTAGGGAGGCTGCAGTTGGGTGGATGTGGGATGGTGGATCACTATGACATGCAGTCTCCCCTCAGTCCCACCAGGCCCAAGAGCCCCTGGGGCCGCTTTGATCCCTACGACTTTCCAGAG GACCAAGACAAGGACTATGTGGGCTTTGCCACACTGCCAAACCAGGTGCACCGTAAGTCTGTCAAGAAGGGCTTTGACTTCACCCTGATGGTAGCAGGGGAGTCTGGTCTGGGCAAGTCCACCCTGGTCAACAGCCTCTTCCTCACAGACCTCTACAAGGACAGGAAACTACTCAACGCTGAGG AGCGGATCACTCAGACAGTGGAGATCACTAAACACACAGTGGACATTGAGGAGAAGGGCGTCAAGCTGAAGCTCACCATCGTAGACACCCCTGGCTTTGGAGACGCTGTCAATAACACTGAATG CTGGAAGTCAGTGGCGGACTACATTGACCAGCAGTTTGAGCAGTACTTCAGGGACGAGAGTGGACTGAACAGGAAGAACATCCAAGATAACAGAGTTCACTGCTGCCTCTACTTCATCTCTCCCTTCGGACACGG CCTGAGGCCTCTGGATGTGGAGTTTATGAAGGCCCTTCATGAGAAGGTCAACATTGTGCCAATCCTGGCCAAGGCAGATACACTCACACCCACTGAGGTCAAGAAAAAGAAATTCAAG ATCCGAGAGGAGATCCAGCAGTATGGGATTAAGATCTACCAGTTCCCAGACTGTGACTCTGATGAGGATGAGGACTTCAAACAGCAGGATCAGGAGCTCAAG gACAGTATACCGTTTGCGGTGATCGGCAGCAACACGGTGGTGGAGGCCAAAGGGAAGAGGGTCCGGGGTCGTCTTTATCCCTGGGGCATCGTGGAAG TGGAGAACTCGGCGCACTGTGACTTTGTGAAGCTGAGGAACATGTTGGTGAGGACACACATGCAGGACCTGAAGGATGTGACACGGGAGACCCACTATGAGAACTACAGGGCTCACTGCATTCAGAGCATGACCCGCATGGTGGTGAAGGAACGCAACCGCaa TAAACTGACCAGGGAGAGCGGCACAGACTTCCCCATCCCTGTGATACCAAGTACCACAGACACCGAGACGGAGAAGCTGATCCGAGAGAAAGACGAAGAG TTGCGGCGAATGCAAGAGATGCTCACAAAGATCCAGGAACAGATGCACACGCAGAAGGAGGCCTATTAA
- the LOC139383177 gene encoding septin-5-like isoform X2 — MHVPSWLEIAECTVAPVAMEDSDHEAHSSSDDLDSAPPSPDHTRDHQHEPEQHSSHYKDDSEDSELENIMQQDPHHSVDHPHPPLGGYEHSPDHEHFHPVDREAEGGDTPGTPTFLRPPTAGGRAQSDNQGVGRLQLGGCGMVDHYDMQSPLSPTRPKSPWGRFDPYDFPEDQDKDYVGFATLPNQVHRKSVKKGFDFTLMVAGESGLGKSTLVNSLFLTDLYKDRKLLNAEERITQTVEITKHTVDIEEKGVKLKLTIVDTPGFGDAVNNTECWKSVADYIDQQFEQYFRDESGLNRKNIQDNRVHCCLYFISPFGHGLRPLDVEFMKALHEKVNIVPILAKADTLTPTEVKKKKFKIREEIQQYGIKIYQFPDCDSDEDEDFKQQDQELKDSIPFAVIGSNTVVEAKGKRVRGRLYPWGIVEVENSAHCDFVKLRNMLVRTHMQDLKDVTRETHYENYRAHCIQSMTRMVVKERNRNKLTRESGTDFPIPVIPSTTDTETEKLIREKDEELRRMQEMLTKIQEQMHTQKEAY; from the exons CACTCAAGCCATTACAAGGATGATTCTGAAGACTCTGAGTTGGAGAACATCATGCAACAAGACCCCCACCACAGCGTGGACCACCCTCACCCGCCTCTGGGCGGCTATGAGCACAGCCCCGACCATGAGCACTTCCACCCGGTGGACAGGGAGGCAGAGGGTGGCGACACCCCCGGGACGCCCACCTTTTTGCGGCCCCCCACGGCGGGTGGCAGGGCCCAGTCAGACAACCAGGGCGTAGGGAGGCTGCAGTTGGGTGGATGTGGGATGGTGGATCACTATGACATGCAGTCTCCCCTCAGTCCCACCAGGCCCAAGAGCCCCTGGGGCCGCTTTGATCCCTACGACTTTCCAGAG GACCAAGACAAGGACTATGTGGGCTTTGCCACACTGCCAAACCAGGTGCACCGTAAGTCTGTCAAGAAGGGCTTTGACTTCACCCTGATGGTAGCAGGGGAGTCTGGTCTGGGCAAGTCCACCCTGGTCAACAGCCTCTTCCTCACAGACCTCTACAAGGACAGGAAACTACTCAACGCTGAGG AGCGGATCACTCAGACAGTGGAGATCACTAAACACACAGTGGACATTGAGGAGAAGGGCGTCAAGCTGAAGCTCACCATCGTAGACACCCCTGGCTTTGGAGACGCTGTCAATAACACTGAATG CTGGAAGTCAGTGGCGGACTACATTGACCAGCAGTTTGAGCAGTACTTCAGGGACGAGAGTGGACTGAACAGGAAGAACATCCAAGATAACAGAGTTCACTGCTGCCTCTACTTCATCTCTCCCTTCGGACACGG CCTGAGGCCTCTGGATGTGGAGTTTATGAAGGCCCTTCATGAGAAGGTCAACATTGTGCCAATCCTGGCCAAGGCAGATACACTCACACCCACTGAGGTCAAGAAAAAGAAATTCAAG ATCCGAGAGGAGATCCAGCAGTATGGGATTAAGATCTACCAGTTCCCAGACTGTGACTCTGATGAGGATGAGGACTTCAAACAGCAGGATCAGGAGCTCAAG gACAGTATACCGTTTGCGGTGATCGGCAGCAACACGGTGGTGGAGGCCAAAGGGAAGAGGGTCCGGGGTCGTCTTTATCCCTGGGGCATCGTGGAAG TGGAGAACTCGGCGCACTGTGACTTTGTGAAGCTGAGGAACATGTTGGTGAGGACACACATGCAGGACCTGAAGGATGTGACACGGGAGACCCACTATGAGAACTACAGGGCTCACTGCATTCAGAGCATGACCCGCATGGTGGTGAAGGAACGCAACCGCaa TAAACTGACCAGGGAGAGCGGCACAGACTTCCCCATCCCTGTGATACCAAGTACCACAGACACCGAGACGGAGAAGCTGATCCGAGAGAAAGACGAAGAG TTGCGGCGAATGCAAGAGATGCTCACAAAGATCCAGGAACAGATGCACACGCAGAAGGAGGCCTATTAA